The DNA region CTTACTTCGGGCATGAGTTCACCCGAAGTACTCCGCGATTTTGTCGTACACTTCGTCCATGTTCTCGCCCTCGAGCGCCGACAGCGGCACCGTCTCGTGCTGCGGGAAGGCGTTGGCAATCTGTTTGACGTTCGAGTCTTCGAGGTCGGTCTTGTTCGCGAAGATGAGCACCGGTAGCTCACGGCTCTCGATGATGCCGATGAGCATCGTGTTGACCTGCGTGAACGGGTCCTCGGCGCTGTCGAGCACGTAGATGACGCCGTCGACGTCCTCGCGAAGCCAATGCATCGCCTCGGCGACGCCCTCGGTGGCCTCTCGGGAGCGGCGGACCGCGTCGTCCTTATCGATGTCGTGGTCGAGGAACTCCTTGTAGTCGACTTTCGTCGTCACGCCGGGCGTGTCGACGATGTCGATGGTGACCGCGCGGCCGTTGCGCTCGATCTGTACGTTCTCTTTTCGTCGGGCGCGACGCGTCTCGTGGGGGATGTGGCTCTCGGGGCCGATAGCGTCACCGGTCCAGTCGCGGGCGATACGGTTTGCGAGGGTCGTCTTTCCGGCGTTCGGCGGTCCGTAGATGCCGATCCGTTTCGGCTCCGAAGCCGAAAACAGCCGGTCGGTGACCCGTGATATGCTGTCTCTGAGTTCTGTGAGCAGTCCCATCCTAGGCTCCTGCACCTCCGAATACCGCTCGTGGAGGGGCGTGTGCGGGTAGAACATTCCCGGGGTAACTTAAGTACTGCGTCAGACAACGGTCACATTATCCGTACAGTAGTTGCAAACGAAGACGGATTAGTTCTCGTGCAAGCGAAGGTGAATTGTTTCTCGCGCGTGCGTTGTGGACTGGAGACTACATCGACGTTAGGGGGAGTTGCACCACATCGATGTTAGGGAGAGTTTCGTCCCCTTCTCGGCGGATCTCGCTCAGCGTCTCTTGGCCGATTTCACACAGTATTTCTCGGAGTTCATCGATGTCTGTCGGCGTTCGTTAACGCTTGCATTTCACGAACTGTGGGAAGAGTATGCACACTAGTCTCCGTCTATTCCCCGGTGAGTCTCGTCAGCTATCATCGACCGTGTTTGGTGAAAACGAATGACCCGTGTGAGCTTATCACACCCTGCCGTAACCCCCCACCCCTTCGTTTCGAGTGGAAACCGGACACGAGAGGGAGCGAATTTACGCGAGTCAAGGATGTGAGTCGGATTGTAATTATATGAAAGGTGTTATACAGACAAACTAAATAGGGATTAGATGAGATAAACCGTCCACTTACCACTACGGACCGAGTACGATTGCAATATACATAAAACCCGCCCATTTACTAATCCTCGTGTGCCCCCGCCCCCTTTTGATGTCGTTCCACTCGAAACGAAGGGGTGGGAGGGGTGGCTCTCTTTCGACCGTCCGCTGCCGGTTCCCTAATTCCTCTACTCACTCGCTGAAACGGAGGATACCCTGACATCCCACGTCTCGGCACGACGGTTGGTGCGTCTCCAGTCGAAACGGAGGAGTTCCGTTATGGGCTGTTTTCATCACGTAGAGAATATAGAACAGATATATACAGCCCGGCTATAAGGTGTTTAGGGCTCTGTGTGCCCCTGAAGTTGGTACATTCACCTCTGTGACGGTGTCGACGCTCCCCGACGTCGCCCGAGACGACGGTCGTCTCGTTCACGCGGGCTCGACTCCACACCACTCGAAGGCTTCGGCTCCGCACACGCTTCGAATCCCGTCGCGAGCGACGACTCGGCTGCGGCAGCGGCGTCCGTGAATCGACGGATACGAACGTACAGAGGACGTACTGCACCGAACTCGTCACGAAGCGGTAACTTTTTTGTTCCTCCTCTTCATTCGTTTCTTCTGCATCACCTGGACGCGCTGCGACGGCCGATGGGTTCGAAATCGCGTTCTCATCGGTTGTACACCTGTATCTGCGTAGTCGCCGCTGCGATTCCAATCGAAACGAAGGGGACTCACGATGACCGAAGACGACTCACACTCCGACGACGGCGAACGCGCCGACTCAGCATCGGAGCAACGACGACACGCTGGCGGGGAAGAGACGCACGAACCGAGTACTGACGCCGAGACGGCCGATCAGACCCCCTCGAGCGGCGACTCCACTGGCGACGAGCGGGACCTCGATTTCGACGGCGGCGACCCCACCGAAGGTGAAGTCGGTTCCACGAGAAGCGAAGGCGACCGGTCCGACGAGTCCACTCGCGCGGCTTCACAGTCGGCCGAAACGACGAAACCGTCGCGTGCGCTGAGCGATGTCGCGCTCGACGGCGACGAGAGCGGCCGCGGCCTGTTCGACGACCTGCTCTCCGGGGAACCGATCTTCGAGAACAAGGAGGTGCTCCGTCCCTCCTACACTCCACACGAACTCCCCCACCGTACCGACCAGATTAACCAGATGGCGACGATTCTCGTCTCCGCTCTACGAGGGGAGACGCCGTCGAACATCCTCATCTACGGGAAGACCGGCACCGGAAAGACCGCGAGTGCCAAGTTCGTCAGCCAAGAACTAGAGCGCACCTCCCAGAAGTACGACGTTCCCTGCGAGGTCGAGTACATCAACTGCGAGGTGACCGACACCCAGTACCGCGTCCTCGCACAGCTCGCCAACAAGTTCATCGACAAGAACCACGCGGTCATCGACGAGCGACTCCGCTCACTCGAAACACTGGTCGGACACGCGCGCGAAGACGAGAGTGTTCTCTCGGAGACCGAGTTCGACACCGTCGCCGACGCAGACGCCCGAATCTCGGAGCTCGAACGCGACCGAGAGGAGATGGAGACCGTTCCGATGACGGGGTGGCCGACCGACCGCGTCTACTCGACCTTTTTCGACGCCGTCGACTACAACGAGCGCGTCGTCGTCATCATGCTCGACGAGATCGACAAACTCGTCGAGAAATCCGGCGACGACACGCTGTACAACCTCTCGCGGATGAACTCGGAGTTGGACAACTCGCGCATCTCCATCATGGGCATCTCCAACGACCTGAAGTTCACCGACTTCCTCGACCCGCGGGTCAAATCCTCGCTCGGCGAGGAGGAGATCGTCTTCCCGCCGTACGACGCCAACCAACTCCGCGACATCCTCCAGCACCGCGCTGACGTGGCGTTCAAGAGCCACGCGCTCTCCGAACACGTCATTCCCCTCTGTGCTGCGTTCGCCGCGCAGGAACACGGTGACGCCCGCCGCGCGCTCGACCTTCTCCGGACGGCGGGCGAACTCGCCGAACGCAGCCAGGCCGACGACGTCACGGAGTCGCACGTCCGGCAAGCACAGGACAAAATCGAACTCGACCGTGTCGTCGAAGTCGTCCGGACGCTCCCGACGCAGAGCAAAATCGTCCTCTTCTCCATCATCCTCCTCGAGAAGAACGGCGTCCATAACATCAACACCGGCGAGGTGTTCAACATCTACAAACGCCTCTGCGAGGAAATCGACGCCGACATCCTCACACAGCGCCGCGTCACCGACCTCATCAGCGAACTCGACATGCTCGGTATCGTCAACGCCGTCGTCGTCTCGAAAGGCCGGTACGGTCGCACGAAGGAGATCAGCCTCTCGGTGCCTATCGACGAAACCGAGGCCGTTCTCCTCTCGGACTCCCGACTCGGCGACATCGAGAACGCCCAACCGTTCGTGCAGGCGCGATTCGACAACTGAGACCATCCGAACCCCATCGTTTCGACTCCAACTGTCCACCTATCGCGCCCACCATCTATTTTGAGCGGTAGTTCAGTTGCAGTTGAAATGTCGGTGTGTCACACACCACGTTCCGTCTGAGAGACTCGGCTATGCGAGTGTCGCTACGGGCGGTTCGCGGGCCGCCGAACTTGCGCTTCGACCGCTGGGAACTGTGCTCGGCGAACTCGAAACAACCCCGTTCGGTTCGAGCGAGCGCGACGGAGCGGTTGTCGGCGACACGTCATCGAGCGGTGACACGGCGTCCTCGAAGACGACGGTGGTCACAGACGGGCCGGCGTCCGTCGACGCGGGCGTCGTACTCGCGAAGGCGAGGCGGACCCACCCGAGATACGGAACGCGGACCCGTGCGACGCCCGTTATCCACTCGTCTTTGACGGGTTCGCTGATGCTGCTCGTCTGGTCGTACGTCGGGTTGTTGTCACCCTTCGTGATGTAGGCGTCGTACGGCGCGGGACAGAACTGCAGTTCTTCACAGCTGTCGGCGTTGATGTAGTCGGGATTCGCCTTGTCGTACCAGTTTTCGCCCGCCTCGACCCGAAACATCGCCCGGTGGATTATTGGTGGTCCCGAGGTGTTGGGGTTGTCGTAGACGATAACCGACCCATACGAGCCGAGCGACCGGTAGTCGGAGGCCTCACCCTCGGTGTACGTTACGACGCCCGAGTCGCCGCCGGCCTCGGGTGCGAACCGTCCGGGTTCGGTGATGAGAATGAGGTCGCCTTTCTGCATGTGCGGTTCCATACTTCCGCTCTCGACGGCGACCATTGGCGGCCAGACTCCGGCGACGACGAACAGCAGCACGCCGATGGCGACGACGACACCGGCGCTGCTCAACACCTCGCGGAGGAACATGAACGGGCCGTCGTCGTCGTGAAGAAATCTGTCGACGACGCCGTCGTCGTGGTCACGTTCGGAGGTGGTGGTAGCGCCCCCGCCGGTCGATTCAGAACTATCGGAGGGCGGGCGGCTATCTCCGGCACTCATTGCCCGTGGCTTCGGACCGTCCGCGTTTCAACTTTCTGGAGCGGTCGCTGGCGTCGGTCACCCGTCTCCGGCACGCTTTTCTTCCGACCTGCTCATCACAACCTGTGCCGCTGGAGACGCCGTCACGCATCGTCAAAGCGCTCGCCAGCCGCGGCTACAACGCCGAGCGAGAGGCTGTGACGTTACTGGCCAGCGCAGCGAACCCGGCCGAAGCGATGGAACGCGCCGTCGACGAAGCTCCCGACGACGCGCTCAGGCTCACCGTCGACCACGTCAGGGCGGTCCTCGACGGCGGGTCGAACGCGGCCGATGCCCCGACGAAGCCGACGGGGGCAGGACTAGCCGACTCGGTGGCGCCGCCGAACCAGACTGCCGACGCTGCCGACGCCGCCAACGCTGCCGACGCCGCCGACGCCGCCGACCCGTCCGTTTCTACTGGGTCGTCGACGGAGAACTCGCAGACTGCAGCCCCGTCTCCAGTAGAAACCGGGGGGTCGACACGTGACGCGAAGGTGACGCCCGACGAATCGACGACACTCGACGGGTCGCCGACCCGGCCGTCCGGTGCGGCGACCGACTCGTCGCACACCCGCGACCCCTCGAAGCGGTCGCTCGACATCGCCAACGACATGACCGGGGCGAGCACCGGAACCGGCGAATACAAGCAGTTCGTCACGACGTTCCGGGACCGCTACGACCGCCTTTCGAAACTCCTTCGCGGACGCGTCAACCACCGCCCGACGAAGGCTATCGGCGACATGGTCGGCGGGAGCGAAGTCGACCTTATCGGCCTCGTCAACGACGTTCGTTCGACGGCGAGCGGCCATTGGCTCGTCGAACTGGAGGACACTACGGGGACGTTCCCCTGCCTCGTGATGAAGGACAAAGGGATCGCCGAGAACGTCGCCGAACTCCTGATGGACGAGTGCGTCGCCATTCAGGGGACGCTCTCGGACGACTCGGGCATCGTCTTCGTCGACACGCTGCATTTCCCGGACGTGCCGCGGACGTTCAAACCGAAGACGGCCGACAGACACGTCCAAGCGGCGCTCATCTCCGACGTCCACGTCGGTAGCCAGGAGTTCATGGCCGACGCGTGGCACTCCTTCACCGACTGGCTTCACACCCCCGAAGCCGACCCCGTCGAATACCTGCTCATCGCGGGCGACATGGTCGAAGGCGTCGGCGTCTATCCGAATCAGGACGAAGAACTCGACGTGGTCGACATCTACGACCAGTACGAGCGGTTCTCGGAGTATCTGAAGGAGGTGCCCGGCGACACCGAGATCGTCATGATTCCGGGTAACCACGACGCGGTCCGCCTCGCGGAACCCCAACCCGGTTTCGACGAGGAACTCCGCGACATCATGACCGCCCACGACGCCCGCATCACCTCGAATCCCTCGACGGTTACAATCGAAAACGTCTCGGTACTGATGTACCACGGCGTCTCGCTCGACGAGGTCATCGCCGAACTCCCCGCTGAGAAGGCGAGCTACGACGAACCCCACAAGGCGATGTACCAACTTTTGAAAAAGCGCCACGTCGCGCCGCAGTACGGCGGCCACATGCGCCTCGCACCCGAGGAGCGCGACTACCTCGTCATCGACGACGTCCCCGAGGTGTTCCACACCGGCCACGTCCACAAACTCGGCTGGGGGAAATACCACAACGTGCTGGCCGTCAACTCGGGTTGCTGGCAGGAACAGACGGATTTCCAGAAGAGCGTCAACATCGATCCTGATTCCGGCTACGCGCCGATTCTCGACCTCGACACGCTGGATATGACGGTGAGAAAGTTCACCTGAGGCTTTTGCGCTGCGGGCTGGCGAAGCCAACCCTCGGCAAAAGCTTCACCAAAAGCCTCCTCCCTCACTTCAGCGCGCTCTGCGCGCTTCCGCTCGGTCGTCGGCCGAAAATCGCTCCGCGATTTTCGAGCAATACAGACACGAATACCGCACGGAGACTCTCCCGACTACGAATACTCGACGGTTATCGACGCTCCAGTATCGATGGCTCTGTTGAACCCCTCTTGATTCGACATTTTCCCCGCTGAAATCGTTAGGCGGGTGTACGTACCGAACCACTGGAGGATGCCTATCGTGACTGGAAGCTGGTGAAACGTCATCTGTCGCTACTGACCAGTAAAGTTAGATGACCAGTATTTTATCAGATATACTGGCACGTATCGCTATCCGATGGAAGACGGTCAATCGAACGCAGATGAATCGGAGTATCCGAGTCTTCGCCGACTGCAACGAGCGATCCGACTTGTCCTAGGTGTGGTCTCTGTCGGCGAGGCACTGGTCGTTGGGCTTACTCCTGGTGGGTGGGACATCATAAGTGGACTGTTCATGGCGCCAAGGGGATTCTCGGTCTGAAGTTTCCGTATAGGGCGTCTCGATGTATCCTCCGGCTCGCCTCTACGCGGGAGTTCCCGACCCTC from Haloprofundus halobius includes:
- a CDS encoding DNA-directed DNA polymerase II small subunit — translated: MPLETPSRIVKALASRGYNAEREAVTLLASAANPAEAMERAVDEAPDDALRLTVDHVRAVLDGGSNAADAPTKPTGAGLADSVAPPNQTADAADAANAADAADAADPSVSTGSSTENSQTAAPSPVETGGSTRDAKVTPDESTTLDGSPTRPSGAATDSSHTRDPSKRSLDIANDMTGASTGTGEYKQFVTTFRDRYDRLSKLLRGRVNHRPTKAIGDMVGGSEVDLIGLVNDVRSTASGHWLVELEDTTGTFPCLVMKDKGIAENVAELLMDECVAIQGTLSDDSGIVFVDTLHFPDVPRTFKPKTADRHVQAALISDVHVGSQEFMADAWHSFTDWLHTPEADPVEYLLIAGDMVEGVGVYPNQDEELDVVDIYDQYERFSEYLKEVPGDTEIVMIPGNHDAVRLAEPQPGFDEELRDIMTAHDARITSNPSTVTIENVSVLMYHGVSLDEVIAELPAEKASYDEPHKAMYQLLKKRHVAPQYGGHMRLAPEERDYLVIDDVPEVFHTGHVHKLGWGKYHNVLAVNSGCWQEQTDFQKSVNIDPDSGYAPILDLDTLDMTVRKFT
- a CDS encoding AAA family ATPase, encoding MTEDDSHSDDGERADSASEQRRHAGGEETHEPSTDAETADQTPSSGDSTGDERDLDFDGGDPTEGEVGSTRSEGDRSDESTRAASQSAETTKPSRALSDVALDGDESGRGLFDDLLSGEPIFENKEVLRPSYTPHELPHRTDQINQMATILVSALRGETPSNILIYGKTGTGKTASAKFVSQELERTSQKYDVPCEVEYINCEVTDTQYRVLAQLANKFIDKNHAVIDERLRSLETLVGHAREDESVLSETEFDTVADADARISELERDREEMETVPMTGWPTDRVYSTFFDAVDYNERVVVIMLDEIDKLVEKSGDDTLYNLSRMNSELDNSRISIMGISNDLKFTDFLDPRVKSSLGEEEIVFPPYDANQLRDILQHRADVAFKSHALSEHVIPLCAAFAAQEHGDARRALDLLRTAGELAERSQADDVTESHVRQAQDKIELDRVVEVVRTLPTQSKIVLFSIILLEKNGVHNINTGEVFNIYKRLCEEIDADILTQRRVTDLISELDMLGIVNAVVVSKGRYGRTKEISLSVPIDETEAVLLSDSRLGDIENAQPFVQARFDN
- a CDS encoding S26 family signal peptidase — its product is MSAGDSRPPSDSSESTGGGATTTSERDHDDGVVDRFLHDDDGPFMFLREVLSSAGVVVAIGVLLFVVAGVWPPMVAVESGSMEPHMQKGDLILITEPGRFAPEAGGDSGVVTYTEGEASDYRSLGSYGSVIVYDNPNTSGPPIIHRAMFRVEAGENWYDKANPDYINADSCEELQFCPAPYDAYITKGDNNPTYDQTSSISEPVKDEWITGVARVRVPYLGWVRLAFASTTPASTDAGPSVTTVVFEDAVSPLDDVSPTTAPSRSLEPNGVVSSSPSTVPSGRSASSAAREPPVATLA
- a CDS encoding Era-like GTP-binding protein, yielding MGLLTELRDSISRVTDRLFSASEPKRIGIYGPPNAGKTTLANRIARDWTGDAIGPESHIPHETRRARRKENVQIERNGRAVTIDIVDTPGVTTKVDYKEFLDHDIDKDDAVRRSREATEGVAEAMHWLREDVDGVIYVLDSAEDPFTQVNTMLIGIIESRELPVLIFANKTDLEDSNVKQIANAFPQHETVPLSALEGENMDEVYDKIAEYFG